The Equus caballus isolate H_3958 breed thoroughbred chromosome 22, TB-T2T, whole genome shotgun sequence genome window below encodes:
- the DYNLRB1 gene encoding dynein light chain roadblock-type 1: MAEVEETLKRLQSQKGVQGIIVVNTEGIPIKSTMDNPTTTQYANLMHNFILKARSTVREIDPQNDLTFLRIRSKKNEIMVAPDKDYFLIVIQNPTE; the protein is encoded by the exons ATG GCAGAGGTGGAGGAGACACTGAAGCGACTTCAGAGCCAAAAGGGAGTACAGGGAATCATCGTGGTGAACACAGAAG GTATTCCCATCAAGAGTACCATGGACAATCCTACCACCACACAGTATGCCAACCTCATGCACAACTTCATCCTGAAAGCCCGGAGCACCGTGCGTGAAATTGACCCCCAGAATGACCTTACCTTCCTTCGAATTCgctccaagaaaaatgaaattatggtTGCACCAG aTAAAGACTATTTCCTGATTGTGATTCAGAATCCAACTGAATAA